From Leishmania infantum JPCM5 genome chromosome 21:
CGCCCTggcaccccctctctccgtctcttctcttcgtcgcacgcgtgcacgccaTCCAATCATGTTCACCTCCAAGTCTGAGTACGACCGCGGCGTGAACACCTTCAGCCCGGAGGGTCGCATTTTCCAGATCGAGTATGCTGTGGAGGCCATCAAACTGGGTAGTACCAGCCTCGGAATCCGTACGCCCGAGGGCGTCGTTCTTGCCGCGGAGAAACGCGTGCCATCGACTTTGGTCGTTCCGTCCAGCATGAGTAAGATTATGGAGATCGACAGCCACATTGCGACTGTCATGAGCGGCATGGTTGCAGATGCGCGCATCCTTGTCGAGCACGCCCGCGTGGAGTCGCAGAACCACCGCTTCACCTACAACGAGCCCATGTCCGTGGAGTCCTGCACGCTAGCGACGTGCGACCTGTCGATCCAGTTTGGTGAGAGCGGTGGCAAGCGCAAGCTGATGTCACGCCCGTTCGGCGTGTCGCTGCTCATCGCCGGCGTAGATGAAAAGGGCCCGCAGCTGTGGCAGACAGACCccagcggcacgcacacgcgctacGACGCCCAAGCCattggtggcggtgccgaggcggcgcagagtGTCTTCACGGAGCGCTACCACCGCAACatgacgctggaggagggcgagacgCTCGCGGTGGACATTCTGAAGCAGGTGATGGAGGACCAGCTGTCGCCGGAGAACATAGAGGTGGCCGTAGTGCGGGCAGACGACGGCAAGCTGCACATGTACACACCCACAGAAATCAAAGCAATCATGAGTCGCATGCCGGAGTAAGAAATGGAAGACAACC
This genomic window contains:
- a CDS encoding 20S proteasome subunit alpha 5, (putative), with the protein product MFTSKSEYDRGVNTFSPEGRIFQIEYAVEAIKLGSTSLGIRTPEGVVLAAEKRVPSTLVVPSSMSKIMEIDSHIATVMSGMVADARILVEHARVESQNHRFTYNEPMSVESCTLATCDLSIQFGESGGKRKLMSRPFGVSLLIAGVDEKGPQLWQTDPSGTHTRYDAQAIGGGAEAAQSVFTERYHRNMTLEEGETLAVDILKQVMEDQLSPENIEVAVVRADDGKLHMYTPTEIKAIMSRMPE